A genomic stretch from Candidatus Limnocylindrales bacterium includes:
- a CDS encoding alpha/beta hydrolase produces MMRTVLRFLWRSFLVLLAIVLVAVVILALIPARTPSLEGERAIASIEKWDVGGLEQAVLVRTADRELPALLYVASGPHMSSIPFSERFRGELEKHFLLVQWDPRGTGRSCTGDANAAPTMQALVSDTVAIAEAIRSRFAKDRVFLVGHSIGASVALQAAASRPELFAAVVAVSPVVHAARNEKTAVDLLREEAGKRGDGDIQAELDRLRLPYPDIETLVAQRQIVARYGGEFAKGDGTEALLHALRAPEYTAYDKARYISCAQNATRHFFSGYMSTDLFAAAPSFRVPVHFFLGRADLIAVPALVQEYAEHVDAPAVTTTRFEQSAHYPQLEEPQRFQQELIRALREPAPAPAQ; encoded by the coding sequence ATGATGCGGACCGTTCTTCGATTCCTCTGGCGCTCCTTCCTCGTGCTGCTCGCGATCGTGCTCGTGGCGGTGGTGATCCTGGCGCTGATTCCGGCGCGGACGCCGTCGCTGGAGGGCGAGCGCGCCATCGCCAGCATCGAGAAGTGGGACGTGGGAGGGCTCGAGCAGGCGGTGCTCGTGCGCACGGCGGACCGGGAGCTGCCGGCCCTGCTCTATGTCGCCTCGGGGCCGCACATGTCTTCGATCCCGTTTTCGGAACGCTTCCGCGGCGAGCTCGAGAAGCACTTCCTGCTCGTGCAGTGGGACCCGCGCGGCACCGGCAGGTCGTGCACCGGCGATGCGAACGCCGCTCCGACGATGCAGGCGCTGGTCTCCGACACGGTCGCCATCGCCGAGGCGATCCGTTCACGCTTCGCCAAGGACCGCGTGTTCCTGGTCGGGCACTCCATCGGCGCCAGCGTCGCGCTGCAGGCGGCGGCCAGCCGCCCCGAGCTGTTCGCCGCGGTCGTGGCCGTCTCGCCGGTGGTGCACGCGGCGCGCAACGAAAAGACCGCGGTCGATCTGCTGCGCGAGGAGGCGGGCAAGCGCGGCGACGGCGACATCCAGGCCGAGCTCGACCGGTTGCGGCTGCCGTATCCGGACATCGAGACACTGGTCGCCCAGCGCCAGATCGTGGCGCGCTACGGCGGCGAGTTCGCCAAGGGCGACGGCACCGAGGCGCTGCTGCACGCGCTGCGGGCGCCCGAGTACACCGCCTACGACAAGGCGCGCTACATCTCGTGCGCGCAGAACGCGACCCGCCACTTCTTTTCCGGCTACATGAGCACGGACCTGTTCGCGGCAGCGCCGTCCTTCCGCGTACCCGTGCACTTCTTCCTCGGCCGTGCCGACCTGATCGCGGTGCCGGCGCTCGTGCAGGAATATGCCGAGCACGTCGACGCGCCGGCCGTCACGACGACGCGGTTCGAGCAGTCGGCGCACTATCCGCAGCTCGAGGAGCCGCAGCGCTTCCAGCAGGAGCTGATCCGCGCGCTGCGCGAGCCCGCGCCGGCGCCGGCGCAGTAA
- a CDS encoding MBL fold metallo-hydrolase gives MSGRGELAVEVIAHACLRVRSGGRTMLTDPWLFGGIACDSGFLFPPPVASVASLAAETDAIYVSHLHPDHFHPPTLAHFPRTIPVYVAAQRDRRLHDRLRALGFTVVEVAPEQVIEVAGTPFRIAMLAQEDTDAGTGDSAIVIAAEGFALLDTNDCPLSPAQHEWIRDRFRIDYAFVGYSPASHFPASFEMDAAEKQRLMRESGERHYRELVAAALRLRPRLTIPFANSIRFLAPREQWRNASFNNAAEAVRRLRQAGLAGAVLGPGDGVGIDGTLRQLAPIHDKDEEAAAIARYAAALDIVDSGASDSAGAGDVAGQAAGGRADDAASRRAGDVVGAAAGAPAADDLPLRLRDHVLARWQRLRARFPGVSGTVIAYVIPGLPRPRFHLDFSRTAGDVFGWGEPASYDMRFTYPASALARLLDGSIDWDELHFATGVWVHQKRYARDFLRMLHAAIDD, from the coding sequence ATGAGCGGTCGCGGCGAGCTGGCGGTCGAGGTGATCGCGCATGCATGCCTGCGGGTGCGCAGCGGCGGGCGCACGATGCTGACCGATCCGTGGCTGTTCGGCGGCATCGCGTGCGACAGCGGATTCCTGTTCCCGCCGCCGGTGGCCTCGGTGGCGTCGCTGGCCGCCGAGACCGATGCGATCTACGTCTCGCACCTGCATCCGGACCATTTCCATCCGCCGACGCTGGCGCACTTCCCCCGAACGATTCCCGTCTACGTCGCCGCGCAGCGCGACCGCCGGCTGCACGACCGGCTGCGCGCGCTCGGTTTCACGGTCGTCGAAGTGGCGCCGGAGCAGGTGATCGAGGTCGCGGGCACACCCTTTCGAATCGCGATGCTGGCACAGGAGGACACCGACGCGGGCACCGGCGACTCGGCCATCGTCATCGCCGCCGAAGGGTTTGCGCTGCTCGACACCAACGACTGTCCTCTTTCGCCTGCGCAGCACGAATGGATTCGCGACCGGTTCCGCATCGACTACGCGTTCGTCGGCTACTCGCCGGCATCGCACTTCCCCGCCTCCTTCGAGATGGATGCGGCCGAGAAGCAACGCCTCATGCGCGAGAGCGGCGAGCGCCACTACCGCGAGCTCGTCGCGGCAGCCTTGCGCCTGCGCCCGCGCCTGACGATTCCGTTCGCCAACAGCATCCGCTTCCTGGCGCCGCGCGAGCAGTGGCGCAACGCCAGCTTCAACAATGCGGCCGAGGCGGTGCGGCGTCTGCGGCAGGCGGGCCTCGCCGGTGCCGTGCTCGGGCCCGGCGACGGCGTCGGCATCGACGGCACGCTGCGCCAGCTCGCGCCGATCCATGACAAGGACGAGGAGGCGGCCGCGATCGCGCGCTACGCCGCGGCGCTCGACATCGTCGATTCCGGCGCGAGCGACAGTGCGGGTGCCGGCGACGTTGCCGGCCAGGCTGCGGGCGGACGCGCAGACGATGCGGCATCCCGACGTGCGGGCGACGTCGTTGGCGCGGCTGCCGGCGCGCCGGCGGCCGACGACCTGCCGCTGCGCCTGCGCGATCACGTGCTGGCGCGCTGGCAGCGCCTGCGCGCGCGCTTTCCAGGCGTGAGCGGCACCGTCATCGCCTACGTCATTCCGGGCCTGCCGCGGCCCCGCTTCCATCTCGACTTCTCCCGCACCGCCGGCGACGTGTTCGGCTGGGGCGAGCCGGCCTCCTACGACATGCGCTTCACGTACCCCGCCAGCGCGCTGGCGCGGCTGCTCGACGGCAGCATCGACTGGGACGAGCTGCACTTCGCGACCGGCGTGTGGGTGCATCAGAAGCGCTACGCGCGCGACTTCCTGCGCATGCTGCACGCCGCGATCGACGACTGA
- a CDS encoding sterol desaturase family protein: MAIETMTAALVAWLAYCAGYCVRYFGVAGALTWLLHGPLRARLLRFRIQREFPSRRSTNGEILWSISNAACTGIVATLSLGAVQGGYTRMYFDVSDHGIAYAALSALVVVLGYDTWFYWQHRLLHTRWMFERVHAVHHRSTNPTPLATFAHHPVETLLGNAYFVLVLLALPMHPLSLAAAGGAIWAIGLVAHLGYELYPRGFVRHPLLGWFNTATHHNLHHTEIGCDYGMWLNCWDRWMGTNHPAYAAVFEAATQRRPEVGRIDLSVAGAEARSASGVGQAAAASAPATAAGA, from the coding sequence ATGGCGATCGAGACGATGACCGCTGCGCTGGTCGCGTGGCTGGCCTACTGCGCCGGCTACTGCGTGCGGTATTTCGGCGTCGCCGGAGCGCTGACCTGGCTGCTGCACGGGCCGCTGCGCGCGCGGCTGCTGCGCTTCCGCATCCAGCGCGAGTTCCCGTCGCGACGCTCGACGAATGGCGAGATCCTCTGGTCGATCTCCAACGCCGCATGCACCGGCATCGTGGCCACGCTCTCGCTCGGCGCCGTGCAGGGCGGGTACACGAGGATGTACTTCGACGTTTCCGATCATGGCATCGCCTACGCGGCGCTGTCGGCGCTGGTGGTCGTGCTCGGATACGACACGTGGTTCTACTGGCAGCATCGCCTGCTGCATACGCGTTGGATGTTCGAGCGCGTCCACGCCGTTCACCACCGCAGCACCAACCCCACGCCGCTGGCGACGTTCGCCCATCATCCGGTCGAGACGCTGCTCGGCAACGCCTACTTCGTCCTGGTGCTGCTGGCGCTGCCGATGCATCCGCTTTCGCTCGCGGCTGCCGGCGGCGCGATCTGGGCCATCGGGCTGGTCGCGCATCTCGGATACGAGCTGTACCCGCGCGGATTCGTGCGCCATCCTCTGCTCGGCTGGTTCAACACCGCCACGCACCACAACCTCCACCACACCGAGATCGGCTGCGATTACGGAATGTGGCTGAACTGCTGGGACCGCTGGATGGGAACCAACCATCCCGCCTACGCCGCCGTCTTCGAGGCGGCCACGCAGCGGCGTCCTGAGGTCGGTCGAATCGATCTTTCGGTGGCCGGCGCGGAAGCGCGGAGCGCGAGCGGCGTCGGGCAGGCAGCGGCCGCGTCGGCGCCGGCGACTGCCGCCGGTGCGTGA
- a CDS encoding cobalamin-dependent protein (Presence of a B(12) (cobalamin)-binding domain implies dependence on cobalamin itself, in one of its several forms, or in some unusual lineages, dependence on a cobalamin-like analog.): MRPLRIYLADLLHPANVMKTFPYAAGCVGAHALQEHGDRVSVEVFRSPEDLGRAFLRQVPDVLGLTNYVWNLDLARQVASRARQMAPAMTVVMGGPNYPGTPGEQQAFFAAHPHVDFYVAKEGEEPFAALLGALLEHDGDACAVRASGTTIAGVHYMREGRLVAPPPAPRRHDLDHFPSPYLTGLLDSFFARPDLSPLLQTQRGCPFQCTFCVEGEDYYTRIATVSPQRVRAELEYIASRMQPGASPMLYIADSNFGMYEHDLVVCDHLAAVRERYGWPQTIEVSTGKNRKERVLEAVRRTGGAMRFGPALQSTDPQTLRNVRRSNISDSVLLEMAAAAGETGQRSFTELILGLPGESAAAHRASIRTAMEASVQRIKMYALVLLPGTEMAQADSRRRFGLRTGFRVQPYCHGRYEFAGQRFFSAEECELVFGTDAMSPHEYLDCKRFELSVEIFYNDGYFEELHGLARALGISLFDVVQRCHERAVARPELRAWYDVLEQGVREGLFATAAELRAHLADDARADRYAAGEYRNSLGTVKAMALLECVEPLLEVAGAALRECVEAAGKGGDAVDEYIEEMLRYSLLRRQRVLETELAPEADFRFAFDHIRSRQFRVDPAAFRLPRPRRMRFWHDRQQAEDIRSLCSRERDPAARARSFLYPASDPGTNPYLRRSEFC; encoded by the coding sequence GTGCGTCCTCTTCGCATCTATCTCGCCGACCTGCTGCATCCGGCCAACGTCATGAAGACGTTCCCGTACGCGGCCGGCTGCGTCGGGGCCCATGCGCTGCAGGAGCACGGCGATCGCGTGTCGGTGGAGGTCTTCCGCTCCCCCGAGGATCTCGGCCGCGCGTTCCTTCGCCAAGTGCCCGACGTCCTCGGCCTGACCAACTACGTCTGGAACCTCGATCTCGCCCGCCAGGTCGCCAGCCGCGCGCGACAGATGGCACCGGCAATGACGGTGGTCATGGGCGGCCCCAACTATCCGGGCACGCCTGGCGAACAGCAGGCTTTCTTCGCGGCGCATCCGCACGTCGACTTCTACGTCGCCAAGGAAGGCGAGGAGCCGTTCGCCGCGCTGCTCGGCGCGCTGCTCGAGCACGACGGCGATGCGTGCGCCGTGCGCGCATCGGGCACGACGATCGCGGGCGTGCACTACATGCGGGAGGGACGGCTGGTGGCGCCGCCGCCGGCGCCGCGCCGCCACGATCTCGATCACTTTCCCTCGCCGTACCTGACCGGCCTGCTCGATTCGTTCTTCGCACGGCCCGATCTGTCGCCGCTCCTGCAGACGCAGCGCGGATGCCCGTTCCAGTGCACGTTCTGCGTCGAGGGCGAGGACTACTACACGCGCATCGCCACCGTCTCGCCGCAGCGGGTGCGCGCCGAGCTCGAGTACATCGCCTCGCGCATGCAGCCCGGCGCCTCGCCGATGCTGTACATCGCCGACTCCAACTTCGGGATGTACGAGCACGATCTGGTCGTGTGCGACCATCTCGCGGCGGTGCGCGAGCGCTACGGGTGGCCGCAGACCATCGAGGTGTCGACCGGCAAGAACCGCAAGGAGCGCGTGCTCGAGGCGGTGCGCCGCACCGGCGGCGCGATGCGCTTCGGGCCGGCGCTGCAGTCGACGGACCCGCAGACGCTGCGCAACGTGCGCCGCTCCAACATCTCGGACTCGGTTCTGCTGGAGATGGCGGCCGCCGCCGGAGAGACGGGCCAGCGCTCGTTCACCGAGCTGATTCTGGGCCTGCCCGGCGAGAGCGCCGCGGCGCACCGCGCCTCGATCCGCACGGCGATGGAAGCGAGCGTGCAGCGCATCAAGATGTACGCGCTGGTGCTGCTGCCCGGCACCGAGATGGCGCAGGCGGACTCGCGCCGCCGCTTCGGGCTGCGCACCGGTTTTCGCGTGCAGCCGTACTGCCACGGGCGCTACGAGTTCGCGGGCCAGCGCTTCTTCAGCGCCGAGGAGTGCGAGTTGGTCTTCGGGACCGACGCGATGAGCCCGCACGAGTACCTGGACTGCAAGCGCTTCGAGCTGTCGGTCGAGATCTTCTACAACGACGGCTACTTCGAGGAGCTGCACGGCCTGGCGCGGGCGCTGGGGATCTCGTTGTTCGACGTCGTGCAGCGCTGTCACGAGCGTGCGGTGGCACGGCCCGAGCTGCGCGCGTGGTACGACGTGCTCGAGCAGGGCGTGCGCGAAGGCCTGTTCGCCACCGCCGCCGAGCTGCGCGCGCACCTGGCCGACGATGCGCGCGCCGACCGGTACGCGGCCGGCGAATACCGGAACAGCCTCGGGACCGTCAAGGCGATGGCGCTGCTGGAATGCGTCGAGCCGCTGCTGGAAGTCGCCGGCGCCGCCCTGCGCGAATGCGTCGAGGCGGCAGGCAAGGGCGGCGACGCGGTGGACGAGTACATCGAAGAGATGCTGCGCTACAGCCTGCTGCGGCGGCAGCGCGTGCTGGAGACCGAGCTCGCGCCGGAAGCCGACTTCCGCTTCGCGTTCGACCACATCCGCAGCCGGCAGTTCCGCGTCGATCCGGCCGCGTTTCGCCTGCCGCGCCCTCGCCGCATGCGCTTCTGGCACGACCGCCAGCAGGCCGAGGACATCCGCAGCCTGTGCAGCCGCGAGCGCGATCCGGCGGCGCGGGCACGATCGTTCCTGTATCCGGCCAGCGACCCGGGGACCAATCCGTACCTGCGGCGCAGCGAGTTCTGCTGA
- a CDS encoding glycosyltransferase produces the protein MATASRAQPESVRQEAVDLSIIVPVFNNAATLDELIDRIVAAVEPLGRSFEMIFVDDGSRDASFELLERRARADRRIRAYAMVRNFGSQAAVCAAFDMVRGRQVVALDADLENRPEDIPPILARLDEGYDLVCGYREGRRAPLWSRRLPSALLNAYVRRQTGTTIRDIGCGMRGFQAWMVRDLASEAEHRRLLTPLFLRRARTVAEVRLTPGAPQPGSSHSFPTLLGLAADYFMLTARRPFLIAGLLCAAALVLGAAAMAAGAWTSGLIVLVGALLGGLIALVGEYCQRLYALSQGLPFYQLRRPREDGEQETPM, from the coding sequence GTGGCAACGGCGAGCCGGGCACAGCCAGAAAGCGTGCGGCAGGAGGCGGTCGACCTGTCGATCATCGTGCCCGTATTCAACAACGCCGCCACGCTCGACGAGCTGATCGACCGCATCGTCGCCGCCGTCGAGCCTCTGGGCCGAAGCTTCGAGATGATCTTCGTCGACGACGGCTCGCGCGACGCCAGCTTCGAGCTGCTCGAGCGGCGCGCGCGCGCCGACCGCCGCATTCGTGCCTACGCGATGGTGCGCAACTTCGGCAGCCAGGCGGCCGTCTGCGCCGCCTTCGACATGGTGCGGGGACGGCAGGTGGTGGCGCTGGACGCCGATCTGGAGAACAGGCCGGAGGACATTCCGCCGATCCTGGCGCGGCTCGACGAGGGCTACGATCTGGTGTGCGGCTATCGCGAGGGCCGGCGCGCGCCGTTGTGGTCGCGGCGGCTGCCCTCGGCCCTGCTCAACGCGTACGTGCGGCGCCAGACCGGGACGACCATCCGCGACATCGGCTGCGGAATGCGCGGCTTCCAGGCGTGGATGGTGCGGGACCTCGCCTCGGAGGCCGAGCATCGGCGCCTGCTCACTCCGCTGTTCCTGCGCCGCGCGCGTACCGTCGCCGAGGTGCGGCTGACACCGGGCGCGCCCCAGCCCGGCAGCAGTCACTCCTTTCCTACCCTGCTCGGCCTGGCGGCCGACTACTTCATGCTGACCGCACGCAGGCCCTTCCTGATCGCGGGACTGCTGTGCGCGGCCGCGTTGGTGCTCGGCGCTGCGGCCATGGCGGCCGGTGCATGGACGAGCGGCCTGATCGTGCTGGTGGGCGCGCTGCTCGGCGGGCTGATCGCGCTCGTCGGCGAGTACTGCCAGCGCCTGTACGCGCTCAGCCAGGGCCTCCCGTTCTACCAGCTGCGCCGTCCGCGCGAGGACGGCGAGCAAGAGACGCCGATGTAG